GGGCCCAGCGCCAACGCGGGGttctcgcgcagctctgTCGTCGCTCTTGGCGGGTACCGCGACGGACGAAGCGAGTCAAATCACACGCCAACGGCAACCTCGCAAGCATCACCGCACTGGTTCATTGATGACCTGCTAGTGACTCGTTCAACCACCGGCGtcggcgctggaggtggcaTCATATCCAACGGCATGTCCAGACCAACGAGCCCCTCACAAGGAAGCCCGATCTACGTTGCAAGTCCGTGCGGACTTCGCGCAGGTGGAAGCTGCAGTGAGAGCGGCTCTGCTCACGTATCGGCGGCATTTGGCAGCGCTTCTGCTCCGGCGGCTGCACaggcctcctcgtcttcctaCATGAGGCATCGCGATGAAGGACAACCGCATCGTCAGCCGGCACGCCAAGAGAGTTTTCGGCTGCAGTCGGACTTCACCTGGACGCAGTACACCCCCAGTGCCtcggaagaggagaaagacgacgacgcacTCGGCGAGCACGACGGCTCTGTCCTCGACTACTCCATCCGGCGGTTATCACGGAACACTGGTGCGGAACAGTTGATGGGGCCTGGTTACGCTGACAGGGCCCCTGATCAATGGGTCCATGAACGGCTACTCAGCGGGGGAAGCAACACTTACAGAACCAATTCACCTGGTGCGGTCATCGACGTCAGTCGCCACGCGGCGACAGATATGCTGCACGATGCCACCCGACCTCTGCAAGGCGAGCAACAAGTGCCACGGATTTTCTCGGGGTCCATCGCCGagctctcccctctcgcgcGCAACGTAAGTGGCGTGGCAGATGGATGCCAGAGTGTTGGAAGCGGCACCAACAGCGCCCGCTTTCACCGCtcagcgcacagcagcgcttccCCTGTCAGTCATAGCCGAACATCGTCGTGCACCTCACCGGTGTTCTCGCAGGCGATAGGCAGTCTAAGCTTTCTACGCATCAACGTATCGcccaccagcgccacgcctattggcagcagcgcgaacCAACTCAATGGACTGAATGCCAGCttcagtggcggcagcggccgcacCCCACGCCAGGGCgatcgctgcagcaccgtcacccCTCGCACCATCTCCTTCCAGCGTGGGCGCGCCGTCGGCTCCGGCGGCTTCGGCACTGTCTACCAGGCGATTCTCTCCGATGGCTCCCTCGCGGCCGTCAAGGAGCTGAAGCTCGAGAATGCCAACTTGAAGGCGATCGACCGTGAGGTACGCGCCATGAGCAGCATTCCCCCACATCCGAATTGTGTCCGCTACCTCGGGTCGCGCTACAGCGCTCATCACTACTACATCATAATGGAGTACATTAGCGGCGGTAGCATCAACTCGTTGCGCAAGTCAGTGGGGCGGTTCCGTGAATCGGTCTTCCAGCGCTACGCGTACATGGTACTTCTTGGTCTTTCTCATCTTCACGCAAACGGCATCGTGCACCGAGACATCAAAGGGGCGAACGTGCTGCTCGACGAGAGCGGATGCGCGAAGATTGTCGACTTTGGCTGCAGTGGTAACCTGAACCAAGCCACGACAACGCTGGGTTGTGGTGGAACTCCGCTGTGGATGGCCCCGGAGGTGTGCCGAGGCGAGCCAGCTACGGAGAAGTCCGATATCTGGGCCTACGGCTGCCTGTGTCTGGAGATGACGAACGACACCGGGGTGCCGTGGAACTTTCTCCCTGGCATGACGCTGCAGGGGGTGGTGTACGCGTTGGCCTGCGCCAAGTCGCCACCCCCCATCCCAACCGATCTCTCTTCTGAGGCGCAGGATTTCCTTCGATGCTGCCTGCGAGTCGATCCAGAGGAGCGAGCCaccgtggcggagctgctgcagcacccctTCTTTGACGTGGACCTGATGGAGAATTCGGAAGAGGACGAGCTGCTGTCTTCCTGCGAGGTGAGCGCGCGCCAGTCGGCTGTGAAGCGAGTCGTCCAGCAGGTGAACCGTAGCAGTGCGCTCGACGCCGCGGCCCACGTGcacgaacagcagcagtaccgcaACAATGACGGAGAAgtgggtggcagcgccggcgacgcaCAAGGCAGCCCTCTCCTGCAAGGCTTTGCGGGCGTCTCTCTATCGTCACGAGGAATTTACAGCGGCGGATGTGGGCCCATTTTGGAACCAGACGCAGGCGCTCTTTCACGATCCTCAAATTCGCATTCGAAGAGTCCCTCAGGCCCTCAGCTGGATCACTACACCCGTAGCGTAAATATTGGCTTCAGCTTGCAGCCCGTGGATGATGATGACGATGACACCGGCGATGGAGCTGGGGAATTGGAGGACAACGCCGGCCCTAGCCCCAGTTTGTGTGGAGGGCCACCATCCGCCATTGCAGAAACCGCTGTGTCGGCCAatcgctgccgcacctcttTTAGCTACGCtggcgtggaggaggacgagaacGAGTACAAGCAGATGATCACTGAAATTATCACCCAGGCACGCGAGGCGTACACAGACGAGGAGAGGCGTATGacggagcggcagcggaggctaAACCTGATGTGCCGGAGCAGTGACGAGGACACTTCCATTACAGCGTCTGccagcagcggaagcgacACCAACAACAGTGACGTCGGtaacggcagcgacagcagaaGCTCTgcggaggagaacgagatgAGTCAGCACGGTGATATCGAGAGTGACTTGAGTACTCTCAGCAGTAGCGACGAAGATGACGGACTCAATAGCCACTCCGTTGGTGGTCCGCGTCGTCACTCGCTCGGGGCAACATGGCGCGCTCAGTTTACACACCCTTCGGCGGCTTCTGAGAAGGCGGGTGAGCCGCAAGGCGCAGCCAGCACCGCGTTACAGCAGGAGCCGGTGTCTGTTGCACGAGGAGAGGACTCCATGGCACCCCTTGtgtcagcgtcgtcgtcttgTCGTGGTCGCCTACCTCGGCCCGGCACAAACTCAAGTGCAACTCTCGCGGCGACCTCGCCTACCAGTGCGCGTGTTGATTCGACGGACACCTCCATCTCGCCCTACGGAGCCATCTCTTCAAGTACGCCGGGCTTGGAAGTCAGCCCACAGTCGCAACTGTCCCCCCACAGTGCACCGActcatccctctctcacctcccCATACCCTCCACGtaagcagcagccgcgcccaTCCCCACTCTCGCCGCCGATGCACCTAGGAGAGGTCATGAAGAGAGACTTCTCACGCACTGCCAGCCGCTCCCGAATCAGCACGCCCTTCAGCAAATCGCCTTCCGACAGCGTTGTCGTGACGGCGGCTGGCGGTGTCGCAAGCTCACCGCACGAGACGGGAGGTCCTGCCGGGCTGCCGACTGCGGTTTGGCAGCCCGTCggcacctctccctcctcaccgcaCATCTTCGTAGGTGCAGAGaatcctctcccccttcccagcgctcctgctgctcagcacgGTACCGTTGGCGGCCCTGTTCTGAGTGACCGCAGCAGTAGCACCCGCAACCTGCCGCTGCAACCTCCACTGGCAGTTGGAGGCCCGCACCGCCAGACtacaccgccgcagccggCCCCAACGACCGCGCCTCCGTCTGCACACCCCGACTTCGCTGCCAGCTCGACCGAGTGGTATTTCGGCAGTTCGGGTAGAATCGATGCCAACAGTGCCACCTGGAAAACAGGTGCGTCCGACCACCTGTCCAGAGAACTTTCCATGGCACAGAAGGAGATGCAGGAGATGCTGGACTGGGGGACCAGCAGCGATCGTCGCCACgccttgtcctcctcgtcgccggACATAggccggcgcagctccaaAGCGTCGTCGACAACCGTCCCCAGCGCCGTTCGTGGCGATAATGGCCatcgcagtcgctgctgttttCGCCACCTGAGGCGTAGCCATGGCGAGAATGCCGACCCCGAGTCTACCCCCGTAACGCCGGACCTCTCACGACATGTATCGACGGGGCTATCGGCGATGGAGACGGTGCCCGCAGTGCAGCAACCGGCAAAGCGCAAGCTCTGTGGCCTCGGTATTTTTCGTAGTATGAGGAGCAAGTAGgggtttttttttgcctgtgtgtttgCGGCGTGGGGAATCTgaatgggagagagagagctggaGATGCAGGGAGTGGGAGTGCCGCCGTGGGTGCGACTGACCGCGTCTCTTGATATTGATGGATACCATGGGGCCATTTGGACACCACCGCCCTTCTTTGCGTTTCCACCTTTGTCCACCGCCCTCtgttcttctgctgctgctctatgccgccgccttcttttTCATCCCCTCGTCTTCCTTTGTCTTggcgacgagagagagagagagagaggaggtcaGCAGCTAGGCTATGcgtgaggcggtggagggggtgggggggggggcgggggatCTGAAAGCGGGGAGAAGGAACAGGCAGCTAACGAAAAGGAGTGCGATGAATTGAGGCGTATAAGCGACAGAGGGTGGGGCGGCAGCACTTTTATGAATAATCGCTTTTCCATTCCTTCGCAATACACCTTTCCCGTACCATTTTATTTTGATCTCTCATAGACGTTGTgggtcgctctctctcctcttttacTTCGCTTCTCTGAAAATGTTCACCTACCCAGCCGTGTACCTCGTGGTGTTTTTCCCCATCTCCTACTCTTTTCgccttgttctctctctctctgttaCCTCAGCTGCTACTGTTGCCTCTCTACCTTTTCCGTCCCCTCCGTCCGTAACGCGCGCCTTTCTCGACACCCGACACCCCGgtctccccttcccccctcccctctactTCCATACTCCTCccaccttttcctccctttgCTAGTTCAGTTTTTGCTTTCTTGTTTTGTTTCCTTTTTGCTGGCACTTCACCTATACAATCACACCTTGACGCGCGCCCGCAAAAGCCTGAACACGCATCTTTCGTCTGTTTCTGTcgacccctcccctcctctcctcttccacaaTGGGTGGACTTCATTTTACGCTTGTTTGGTGTGCTCTGCCGCGTTTCGTTGACTACACAcatatgtgtgcgtgtgtatgtgtgctctttttcgttgtttCGCTTCTTTCACCTCCGCCATTTACTGTATCGGTTTGTGCTGGTGCCTTcctttcttccctcttcccatcacctcccccccctcctcctccctcccccctacctTACGTCCAATGGCTGacgttcgtgtgtgtgtttgtcgCTGACTCTCTTGTGACTTTCTTTGCGTATTCTATTCCAAGGGCCTTGTCCATCTCTACGTATGCGCACTCTCTGCGTGTCTGATACTTGAgcacctctccttccctccctctctgtgtgtgtgtgtgtgtctgccgtCTCAACGGTTACTCTTActcatccctctctttccttctgcgCTTTGTTTTGCCGTGTCGCTTTCTCTGCTCCGCTTGCGGCAAGCACAGCCAAAGAGGGCGCTATTTTAACCTACTCAGTGAGAGGAATTTGAGCATGCGTACCGTCGGCACCACGGTAGACTAGGCGATAGGGCTCGAAGGTGGGGGGGCATGAAATGGCCCAGTGGGCCCACTGATGATCGCACCGATCGGGTCGCTGTGCCGCCTCTCCGCAGGCCTCAATGTGTATCCTTTGTTGTCTTTCCATTTTCGGGTCGTGAAAGCGTTTGTCTTTCCTCGTGTGTTGTGCGTcatttttgtgtgttttgaACCCGGACAAGCGCAGCGCTCATAATTCGCATGCGTCGTTCGCCCCCCAAataaaacacacacacagcagacaGGCCAGTGCAGAGAGTCCTGCCGTCTCCAAAGGACGGATGCAAGCATTTCGTCACGACCTTTTGTTGTTCACAAGTCGTCTTCATCAGGTGCTtcacgcgtgcacacacacacatctgtGCCCCGCGTGCCTTAAATGAAACTCTTCACCCCTCTTCATCTGCCACCCCTTTCTgctctctgttctctctctgccttcaaTATATTTGGCTTGCTTGTTGCCGTTCCACCTCCTCGGGGGGTGCCACCTGCATGATGCGCCCAACGTCCACAACCCAAACGCAACTCGTTGCTTCACTGGTTAAACTACCGCTTTGCAGTTCCTTTTAGTAACGNNNNNNNNNNNNNNNNNNNNNNNNNNNNNNNNNNNNNNNNNNNNNNNNNNNNNNNNNNNNNNNNNNNNNNNNNNNNNNNNNNNNNNNNNNNNNNNNNNNNNNNNNNNNNNNNNNNNNNNNNNNNNNNNNNNNNNNNNNNNNNNNNNNNNNNNNNNNNNNNNNNNNNNNNNNNNNNNNNNNNNNNNNNNNNNNNNNNNNNNNNNNNNNNNNNNNNNNNNNNNNNNNNNNNNNNNNNNNNNNNNNNNNNNNNNNNNNNNNNNNNNNNNNNNNNNNNNNNNNNNNNNNNNNNNNNNNNNNNNNNNNNNNNNNNNNNNNNNNNNNNNNNNNNNNNNNNNNNNNNNNNNNNNNNNNNNNNNNNNNNNNNNNNNNNNNNNNNNNNNNNNNNNNNNNNNNNNNNNNNNNNNNNNNNNNNNNNNNNNNNNNNNNNNNNNNNNNNNNNNNNNNNNNNNNNNNNNNNNNNNNNNNNNNNNNNNNNNNNNNNNNNNNNNNNNNNNNNNNNNNNNNNNNNNNNNNNNNNNNNNNNNNNNNNNNNNNNNNNNNNNNNNNNNNNNNNNNNNNNNNNNNNNNNNNNNNNNNNNNNNNNNNNNNNNNNNNNNNNNNNNNNNNNNNNNNNNNNNNNNNNNNNNNNNNNNNNNNNNNNNNNNNNNNNNNNNNNNNNNNNNNNNNNNNNNNNNNNNNNNNNNNNNNNNNNNNNNNNNNNNNNNNNNNNNNNNNNNNNNNNNNNNNNNNNNNNNNNNNNNNNNNNNNNNNNNNNNNNNNNNNNNNNNNNNNNNNNNNNNNNNNNNNNNNNNNNNNNNNNNNNNNNNNNNNNNNNNNNNNNNNNNNNNNNNNNNNNNNNNNNNNNNNNNNNNNNNNNNNNNNNNNNNNNNNNNNNNNNNNNNNNNNNNNNNNNNNNNNNNNNNNNNNNNNNNNNNNNNNNNNNNNNNNNNNNNNNNNNNNNNNNNNNNNNNNNNNNNNNNNNNNNNNNNNNNNNNNNNNNNNNNNNNNNNNNNNNNNNNNNNNNNNNNNNNNNNNNNNNNNNNNNNNNNNNNNNNNNNNNNNNNNNNNNNNNNNNNNNNNNNNNNNNNNNNNNNNNNNNNNNNNNNNNNNNNNNNNNNNNNNNNNNNNNNNNNNNNNNNNNGACCCACCGTCCCTTAGCTTCCTCTTGACGCCCTCACTCTGTTCCGCCTTGCAGTGTTGATCGACTCTGACAGATTTGTGTCACGTGTCTGCTTAaaccttctcttttcttctacGTATGTGTACACACCTTCCGTGCGTCATCGAGTGAATTCTCGGTGGATCTTCGTGGGTGAGCGTGTACGGGCAGGGGAAGGTTGGCGAGCGTGTTGGACCAATTACACAGTGAAAGAGACTCACGAGCAGCATCAGCCCAGGCAAGACCAACGGTTACCACAGAAATGAGAGgcgtgcaggcgcagcacactTCTCTAAAAGGGActctcttcgctttccttttctcatTTGTTTTGTGCTTCCTCATTTCCCATTCAACTCAAAGCGACGATGACGGAATGCGTGTAAGTACGATAACGTGATCGTGCTCTTGGgggacggtggcggcgcaacGCTGTGGTTGGAGACTGCGCATGTGTCCCTGTCTGACGTCTGTTCACAGTGCTGTGCAGACACAGGTCGgccacctgcagcgacgtACAACTGAGCCTCAGGCCTGTGGTAGTGCGCCCAGTGTCGCCTTCCTTACCGTTGTACAGCACCGGTATTTGTTGTGCGGACTCCTCACCACCTCTCACCCGTGTCGTGCAGCTAGGCGTGCTGACTGTGAGGACAGtgcagtgcagtgcagcTAGGCGTGTGCAAGCATGTGCGCATCAGTACCGGATCGCGGTTGCTCAGGTggcacgctgctggagagtAGCAACTGTCTTGCTGCTCGAGGTAGCGATAAACCATGACCAGAGCCACACGCAACacctgcactgctgcacgcgCGGCTTGGCGCCagcacgaagagaggggaggagtgggCGGAGAACTGTAGCCGAGTGGTTCCGTAGATTGCGGAGAGATGACACGGCACGTGTACCAGTGGACACCGCGCACCTTCCCAGTATTGCGTGTGAAACACTACTAGCTGGTGTGAATTGTCCTTGGTGATCCTCTCACGCTCTGCGCCGCTTGCCGAGTgtacccctctccctccacgGAGTCATCGCCTGCATGTTTGTGAGCAATGTGTAGCGGCACTTCCCTACTCTTGTcatctttctctgtctctctctctctgcctcgttctctcttttttttccttttcccatCGGTTATCTTTCTGTGCCCATGAacgaaaacaacaacaactgTCCTCGCATCTTCTGCGTGCTGACTCCCCTACACGTCTACTAACCGTGTCACAACACTGCGCATACCTCcggcaaacaaacaacaccTGCGCCAACACTACAACCGATAGCTAAGGCTATTCCAAGTCTTACAATATGCCGTCTATCACCATCGCCAAGCGCGAGTACGAGGAGCACCTCGTCGACTGCCTGACCAAGTACAGCTGCGTGCTGTTCGTGGGCATGGACAACGTCCGCTCGCAGCAGGTGCACGATGTGCGCCGTGCGCTGCGCGGCAAGGCCGAGTTCGTGATGGGCAAGAAGACACTGCAGGCAAAGATCGTGGAGAAGCACGC
This portion of the Leishmania panamensis strain MHOM/PA/94/PSC-1 chromosome 27 sequence genome encodes:
- a CDS encoding protein kinase, putative (TriTrypDB/GeneDB-style sysID: LpmP.27.1400), coding for MNSSPASTHTSAFPDADTTSIALSSAEFLECPRCHRHCKSRTWFLKHLEACSKSASSSSTRGNTVSGEGSTGTPRAVAFTTKSNHHYRHLSRSSATEDDTPLLLESMASTTTSSSTSHSHQQSHKPSRLTHVAGSDGREAGLSNSIDAGPSANAGFSRSSVVALGGYRDGRSESNHTPTATSQASPHWFIDDLLVTRSTTGVGAGGGIISNGMSRPTSPSQGSPIYVASPCGLRAGGSCSESGSAHVSAAFGSASAPAAAQASSSSYMRHRDEGQPHRQPARQESFRLQSDFTWTQYTPSASEEEKDDDALGEHDGSVLDYSIRRLSRNTGAEQLMGPGYADRAPDQWVHERLLSGGSNTYRTNSPGAVIDVSRHAATDMLHDATRPLQGEQQVPRIFSGSIAELSPLARNVSGVADGCQSVGSGTNSARFHRSAHSSASPVSHSRTSSCTSPVFSQAIGSLSFLRINVSPTSATPIGSSANQLNGLNASFSGGSGRTPRQGDRCSTVTPRTISFQRGRAVGSGGFGTVYQAILSDGSLAAVKELKLENANLKAIDREVRAMSSIPPHPNCVRYLGSRYSAHHYYIIMEYISGGSINSLRKSVGRFRESVFQRYAYMVLLGLSHLHANGIVHRDIKGANVLLDESGCAKIVDFGCSGNLNQATTTLGCGGTPLWMAPEVCRGEPATEKSDIWAYGCLCLEMTNDTGVPWNFLPGMTLQGVVYALACAKSPPPIPTDLSSEAQDFLRCCLRVDPEERATVAELLQHPFFDVDLMENSEEDELLSSCEVSARQSAVKRVVQQVNRSSALDAAAHVHEQQQYRNNDGEVGGSAGDAQGSPLLQGFAGVSLSSRGIYSGGCGPILEPDAGALSRSSNSHSKSPSGPQLDHYTRSVNIGFSLQPVDDDDDDTGDGAGELEDNAGPSPSLCGGPPSAIAETAVSANRCRTSFSYAGVEEDENEYKQMITEIITQAREAYTDEERRMTERQRRLNLMCRSSDEDTSITASASSGSDTNNSDVGNGSDSRSSAEENEMSQHGDIESDLSTLSSSDEDDGLNSHSVGGPRRHSLGATWRAQFTHPSAASEKAGEPQGAASTALQQEPVSVARGEDSMAPLVSASSSCRGRLPRPGTNSSATLAATSPTSARVDSTDTSISPYGAISSSTPGLEVSPQSQLSPHSAPTHPSLTSPYPPRKQQPRPSPLSPPMHLGEVMKRDFSRTASRSRISTPFSKSPSDSVVVTAAGGVASSPHETGGPAGLPTAVWQPVGTSPSSPHIFVGAENPLPLPSAPAAQHGTVGGPVLSDRSSSTRNLPLQPPLAVGGPHRQTTPPQPAPTTAPPSAHPDFAASSTEWYFGSSGRIDANSATWKTGASDHLSRELSMAQKEMQEMLDWGTSSDRRHALSSSSPDIGRRSSKASSTTVPSAVRGDNGHRSRCCFRHLRRSHGENADPESTPVTPDLSRHVSTGLSAMETVPAVQQPAKRKLCGLGIFRSMRSK